Proteins encoded by one window of Prosthecobacter vanneervenii:
- a CDS encoding aspartate kinase, which yields MALIVQKYGGTSVGTPERIRNCARRILETQRAGNQVVAVVSAMSGVTDNLIKLAKEVSPERDPIEREMDVLLATGEQTTIALTAMAINALGGKAVSLTGAQAGISTDRVHTKARIVNITPDAVKQMLDEGNIVMLAGFQGETASGEITTLGRGGSDLTAIAMAAAIKADLCQIYTDVDGVYTCDPRVVKTAQKIQEISYEEMLEMASSGSKVMQSRSVEFANKFGVRFEVRNSMNNNPGTIVKEETPGMESVVVRGVSLERNQAKVTIDDVADRPGISAAIFGAIATANVTIDMIVQNVSFDGITDISFTLSGADLAKAETVLNAVLPTLGDKAKLRTQSSIAKVSVVGIGMRSHSGVAAKMFKALADAKINIQMISTSEIKTAVIVDEAEVENAARVVHTAFGLDA from the coding sequence ATGGCCCTCATCGTCCAGAAATACGGCGGCACCTCCGTCGGCACCCCCGAGCGAATCCGCAATTGCGCACGCCGCATTCTGGAAACCCAGCGTGCAGGCAATCAGGTCGTCGCAGTCGTCTCCGCCATGTCCGGCGTCACGGACAATCTGATCAAGCTCGCCAAGGAAGTCTCCCCCGAGCGCGATCCCATCGAGCGCGAGATGGACGTCCTCCTCGCCACCGGAGAGCAGACCACCATCGCCCTCACCGCCATGGCCATCAATGCCCTCGGTGGCAAGGCCGTCTCCCTCACCGGCGCTCAGGCAGGCATTTCAACCGACCGCGTGCACACCAAGGCCCGCATCGTCAACATCACCCCTGACGCGGTGAAGCAGATGCTCGACGAGGGCAACATCGTCATGCTCGCCGGTTTCCAGGGCGAAACCGCCAGCGGCGAAATCACCACCTTGGGCCGTGGTGGCAGCGACCTCACCGCCATCGCCATGGCTGCTGCCATCAAGGCCGACCTCTGCCAGATCTACACCGATGTGGACGGCGTTTACACCTGCGACCCCCGCGTGGTGAAGACTGCTCAGAAGATCCAGGAGATCAGCTACGAAGAGATGCTCGAAATGGCCTCCTCCGGCTCCAAGGTGATGCAGAGCCGCAGCGTCGAGTTTGCCAACAAATTTGGTGTGCGCTTCGAAGTGCGCAACAGCATGAACAACAACCCCGGTACCATCGTGAAAGAAGAAACCCCCGGCATGGAGTCTGTCGTCGTCCGCGGCGTCAGCCTTGAGCGCAATCAGGCCAAAGTCACCATCGACGACGTCGCCGACCGTCCTGGCATCAGCGCCGCCATCTTTGGCGCCATCGCCACGGCCAACGTCACGATCGACATGATCGTTCAGAACGTCAGCTTCGATGGCATCACCGACATCTCCTTCACCCTCAGCGGGGCCGACCTCGCCAAGGCCGAGACTGTTCTCAATGCCGTCCTGCCCACCCTCGGAGACAAGGCCAAGCTCCGCACCCAGAGCAGCATCGCTAAAGTCAGCGTCGTCGGCATCGGCATGCGCAGCCACAGCGGCGTCGCCGCCAAGATGTTCAAGGCCCTCGCAGACGCCAAGATCAACATCCAGATGATCTCCACCAGCGAGATCAAGACCGCCGTCATCGTGGATGAAGCCGAAGTCGAAAACGCCGCCCGCGTCGTCCACACCGCCTTCGGCCTCGACGCCTGA
- a CDS encoding 50S ribosomal protein L25, translated as MAKILDLQAEVRTQSGTGAVKRMRKAGNIPAALYGRKVKASNIQVHGKTFAKLLEGSASDNILVSLKISGAEDQLALVQEVQHDYLRGGILHIDFHAVAADEEIHANVPVTLVGEAKGQKQGGLVEAIHHEIEVRCLPKDLPESIQIDVTNLEVGKGIHVSEISFPAGVTARLAGDVVIVMCEEPKVEAEPEPAAAAAAPAAAGKAAAAPAAAAAAKPAAKK; from the coding sequence ATGGCTAAAATTCTCGATCTCCAGGCAGAAGTCCGCACCCAGTCCGGTACCGGCGCCGTCAAACGCATGCGCAAAGCAGGCAACATCCCGGCTGCCCTCTATGGTCGCAAGGTGAAGGCTTCCAACATCCAGGTGCACGGCAAGACCTTTGCCAAGCTTCTCGAAGGCAGCGCCTCTGACAACATCCTCGTCTCCCTCAAGATTTCCGGAGCTGAAGACCAGCTGGCTCTCGTTCAGGAAGTGCAGCACGACTATCTGCGCGGTGGCATCCTCCACATTGACTTCCACGCCGTTGCGGCCGACGAAGAAATTCACGCCAACGTCCCTGTGACGCTCGTCGGCGAGGCCAAGGGCCAGAAGCAGGGCGGTCTGGTGGAAGCCATTCACCACGAAATCGAAGTCCGCTGCCTGCCGAAGGATCTCCCTGAGAGCATTCAGATCGACGTCACCAACCTCGAAGTCGGCAAGGGTATTCACGTCAGTGAAATCAGCTTCCCTGCCGGTGTCACTGCCCGCCTGGCTGGTGATGTGGTCATCGTGATGTGCGAAGAGCCCAAGGTGGAGGCCGAACCCGAGCCTGCCGCCGCCGCTGCTGCTCCTGCCGCCGCTGGCAAGGCTGCTGCTGCTCCTGCCGCCGCCGCTGCTGCAAAGCCCGCCGCCAAGAAGTAA
- a CDS encoding pseudouridine synthase has product MLLAFYKPFDVLSQFTQEHPSHRTLAEFGFPPDVYAIGRLDRDSEGLLLLSDEAHWNDRLLNPRHAHPRTYHAQVDGQTTEEALKKLRSGVDLKEFRSLPCKARHLDPEPPHPLRDPPIRFRKNIPTSWIELTLTEGKNRQVRRMTAAVGFPTLRLIRVSIGSLKLSDLGLSAGHWRELTSEEQHRVLPTSKHA; this is encoded by the coding sequence ATGCTTCTCGCCTTCTACAAGCCCTTCGACGTCCTCTCCCAGTTCACTCAGGAGCATCCCTCTCACCGCACGCTCGCCGAGTTCGGTTTCCCGCCGGATGTTTACGCCATAGGCCGCCTCGATCGCGATTCCGAAGGCCTCCTCCTCCTCAGCGATGAGGCCCATTGGAACGACCGCCTTCTCAATCCCCGCCATGCCCACCCCCGCACCTATCACGCCCAGGTGGACGGCCAGACCACCGAAGAGGCGCTGAAAAAACTCCGCTCCGGGGTGGATCTCAAAGAATTCCGCTCCCTCCCCTGCAAAGCCAGACACCTCGATCCCGAGCCCCCTCATCCACTGCGGGATCCACCCATCCGCTTTCGCAAAAACATCCCCACCTCCTGGATCGAGCTCACCCTTACCGAGGGCAAAAACCGCCAGGTCCGCCGCATGACCGCCGCCGTCGGCTTCCCCACTCTCCGCCTCATCCGTGTCTCCATCGGCTCCCTCAAACTGTCCGATTTGGGCCTGAGCGCAGGCCATTGGCGCGAATTGACCTCCGAAGAACAGCATCGAGTCCTCCCCACCTCAAAGCACGCTTAA
- the pth gene encoding aminoacyl-tRNA hydrolase produces MASGADSTSSGINVPRLIVGLGNPGENYRDTRHNIGFMVLDEIARRLGAAFREEKRWSGMVAKFSGGYLLKPLTFMNDSGRSVQAVGHFYKARPEQTLVVYDDVDLPLGRMRFRTNGSAAGHNGIRSLIGSLGTQEFPRLKVGISPEGGRPAGERMVGHVLGKFHAGEQTELQAVIQRAADAVLSAVDRGLEAAMNVFNRQTES; encoded by the coding sequence GTGGCTTCCGGCGCGGACTCAACGAGCAGCGGCATAAACGTACCGCGACTCATTGTCGGCCTCGGCAATCCCGGAGAAAACTACCGAGACACCCGCCACAACATCGGATTTATGGTGCTGGACGAAATCGCACGACGCCTGGGAGCTGCTTTCCGCGAGGAAAAGCGCTGGTCAGGCATGGTGGCGAAATTTTCCGGAGGCTATCTGCTCAAGCCGCTGACGTTTATGAACGACAGCGGCCGTTCCGTGCAAGCCGTCGGGCATTTTTACAAAGCCCGTCCGGAGCAGACGCTGGTCGTTTACGACGATGTGGACCTGCCGCTGGGCCGGATGCGCTTTCGCACGAATGGCTCGGCCGCTGGTCACAATGGCATCCGCTCCCTTATCGGCTCCCTGGGCACACAGGAGTTTCCGCGCCTGAAGGTTGGCATCTCCCCCGAAGGCGGTCGTCCTGCCGGAGAACGCATGGTGGGACACGTGCTGGGAAAATTTCATGCTGGAGAGCAGACTGAACTGCAAGCCGTGATCCAGCGCGCCGCAGACGCCGTGCTTTCTGCAGTTGATCGCGGGCTGGAAGCCGCCATGAATGTCTTCAACCGACAAACCGAATCTTAA
- a CDS encoding DUF3592 domain-containing protein, whose product MEGSSKIKVFAAIGVIAGPFLAYNGYQEQERLARLEKEGVTVGGFIEGGEWRKSRRSSSYKLDVSFTPKNGTPTRQTFDVKSQFFSAHASDTAVTDPVVKVRYLPSSVQESAVIEGGSTDTTFNYSFGIGAFVVGLLTLGIMSFFKG is encoded by the coding sequence ATGGAGGGCTCGTCAAAAATTAAAGTCTTCGCCGCAATCGGTGTTATCGCAGGCCCCTTCCTCGCTTATAATGGCTATCAGGAGCAGGAGCGTCTCGCCAGATTGGAAAAAGAGGGTGTCACAGTGGGCGGCTTTATCGAAGGTGGCGAATGGCGCAAAAGCAGACGCTCCAGCAGCTACAAGCTCGACGTCTCATTCACCCCCAAAAACGGCACACCGACCAGACAGACTTTCGACGTCAAATCCCAGTTCTTCTCCGCCCACGCCAGCGACACCGCCGTCACAGATCCGGTGGTTAAAGTGCGCTACCTCCCTTCCAGCGTCCAGGAGAGTGCCGTGATCGAAGGCGGCTCTACGGACACCACTTTCAACTACAGCTTTGGCATCGGTGCTTTCGTGGTCGGTCTTCTCACCCTGGGCATCATGTCTTTCTTCAAAGGGTGA
- a CDS encoding lysophospholipid acyltransferase family protein, whose translation MAKIRIKSAGKIIAWIMRAIGMTLRWEVRDDAGVFDSSRKGWIWSFWHNRMFLIPWLHHEWFANVPGTILTSPSGDGQIIADVCQSFGIEAERGSSSKPEKGMSALIALAAKAREGYEIGITPDGPRGPLHRVQPGIVKLAQLTGVPIVPVHLHYSRAIQFRTWDEFLLPLPFCKVTLVFDKPHHIPRRMTEEGFEQKRLALEEVMRFGTTLENLQAAR comes from the coding sequence ATGGCCAAAATCCGCATCAAATCCGCCGGCAAAATCATCGCATGGATCATGCGCGCCATCGGCATGACTCTCCGGTGGGAAGTGCGCGATGACGCTGGCGTCTTTGATTCCTCCCGCAAAGGCTGGATCTGGTCCTTCTGGCACAACCGCATGTTCCTCATCCCCTGGCTGCATCACGAATGGTTCGCCAATGTCCCCGGAACCATTCTCACCAGCCCCAGTGGCGACGGCCAGATCATCGCCGATGTCTGCCAGAGCTTCGGCATCGAGGCCGAGCGCGGTTCCAGCTCCAAGCCCGAGAAAGGCATGAGCGCCCTCATCGCCCTGGCCGCCAAAGCCCGCGAAGGCTACGAGATCGGCATCACCCCGGATGGCCCGCGTGGCCCGCTGCACCGCGTGCAGCCCGGCATCGTCAAGCTGGCCCAGCTCACCGGCGTCCCCATCGTCCCCGTCCACCTGCACTACAGCCGCGCCATTCAGTTCAGGACTTGGGACGAGTTCCTCCTTCCCCTGCCGTTTTGCAAAGTCACCCTCGTCTTCGACAAACCGCACCACATCCCGCGCCGCATGACCGAGGAGGGGTTTGAGCAGAAGCGCCTGGCTTTGGAAGAAGTGATGCGTTTTGGAACCACCCTTGAAAATCTTCAGGCTGCCCGCTAG
- a CDS encoding 30S ribosomal protein S6 yields the protein MNRKYEALIVLDTKGKEETVDSLVSTISKDMEKSGLKLEQIDNMGKRKFPFNPRHVEAGHFINIQFTGAPAALDSLRSKLKLNENVYQQYYLKRSA from the coding sequence ATGAACCGCAAATACGAGGCACTCATCGTGCTCGACACCAAAGGCAAAGAAGAAACCGTTGACTCCCTCGTCAGCACCATCAGCAAGGACATGGAAAAGTCCGGTCTGAAGCTCGAGCAGATCGACAACATGGGCAAACGCAAGTTCCCCTTCAACCCCCGCCACGTTGAGGCCGGCCACTTCATCAACATCCAGTTCACCGGCGCTCCTGCCGCTCTGGACAGCCTCCGCTCCAAGCTGAAGCTGAACGAAAACGTGTATCAGCAGTACTACCTGAAGCGCAGCGCGTAG